One segment of Anser cygnoides isolate HZ-2024a breed goose chromosome 5, Taihu_goose_T2T_genome, whole genome shotgun sequence DNA contains the following:
- the CIPC gene encoding CLOCK-interacting pacemaker — protein MAMKSLNHHFSMAATESDKDSGYSDGSSECLSAMEQTDSEDVLNALCWNAEDGPWPCPVTASNSFPALSPMVVMKNVLVKQGSSSQLQSWTVQPSFEVIPAQPQLVFLHPSIPPPINPHPAGKKRNDSTNYLPILNSYPKIAPQPCKRDHSFDLEDRQETSCHKRLCTEAPKTETSPVSRSTGLPTSPFAHLPVSFKTPQDSNQQNPSTLVTSGKASALSGFHRVSADAQKLPGLAPLLPFGTLQAAKCAPHENESAAQTPMQSAVWSPPLIPEETCTTPELLLQQQSKCRRFQNTLVVLRRSGLLEITLKTKELIHQNQVTQAELDRLKHQTQLFIEAIKNNAPQSWAELEASLTGSEKANSNLEDSAYPSM, from the exons ATGGCAATGAAGAGCTTGAACCATCACTTCAGCATGGCGGCAACTGAATCTGACAAGGACTCTGGATACTCAG ATGGAAGTTCGGAGTGCCTGAGTGCTATGGAGCAGACTGACTCGGAGGACGTGCTGAACGCGTTGTGTTGGAACGCAGAGGATGGGCCTTGGCCATGCCCGGTGACCGCAAGCAACTCCTTTCCTGCACTTTCTCCTATGGTCGTGatgaaaaatgttcttgttaAGCAG GGCAGTTCTTCCCAGCTCCAGTCTTGGACGGTCCAGCCATCCTTTGAAGTGATTCCAGCTCAGCCACAGCTAGTGTTTCTTCACCCATCAATCCCACCTCCCATTAACCCTCACCCTgctgggaaaaagagaaatgactcCACTAACTACCTGCCCATCCTGAACTCTTATCCCAAAATAGCACCACAGCCTTGCAAGAGAGATCACTCCTTTGATCTAGAGGATCGTCAGGAAACCAGTTGCCATAAACGACTCTGCACAGAAGCACCCAAGACGGAGACTTCCCCTGTATCAAGGAGCACAGGTTTGCCTACCAGTCCTTTTGCCCACCTACCAGTTAGCTTTAAGACCCCTCAGGATTCTAATCAGCAGAATCCTTCAACTTTGGTGACAAGTGGGAAAGCGTCAGCTCTTTCTGGTTTCCATCGTGTTTCTGCTGATGCTCAGAAACTCCCAGGTCTGGCTCCCCTTTTGCCTTTCGGAACTCTGCAGGCAGCAAAGTGTGCCCCTCATGAGAATGAGAGTGCAGCACAGACGCCAATGCAATCTGCAGTGTGGAGTCCCCCGTTGATACCAGAAGAGACTTGCACTACCCCTGAGCTGCTGTTGCAACAGCAAAGCAAGTGCAGACGTTTTCAGAACACGCTCGTCGTGCTGCGCAGGTCAGGATTGCTGGAGATCACTTTAAAAACCAAGGAGCTCATTCATCAGAACCAGGTGACTCAGGCTGAGCTGGACAGGCTGAAGCACCAAACACAGCTTTTCATAGAGGCAATAAAGAACAATGCTCCACAGTCATGGGCAGAGCTAGAAGCATCTCTAACAGGATCAGAGAAAGCTAATAGCAACCTCGAAGACTCCGCTTATCCAAGCATGTAG